GATGCTGGATAACCATCAGAATCTGCCAGTAGTCAAAGAATCTGAAATTATCAATTTCGACCATGTTCAGTTTGCCTACGGCGATAATAAAGAACTGCTGATGACCGATTATAATTTACCAGTCAAACAAGGTGAAATGGTCGCAATCGTCGGACCGACAGGTGCCGGCAAGACAACGATGATCAACTTATTGGAACGCTTTTATGACATTCGCGGCGGCTCCATCCGCTTTAGAGGACGAGATACGCGCGACTTGGACCGTGCAGATCTGCGCAGTCATTTTGCTATGGTGCTCCAGGACACCTGGCTGTTTTCCGGATCAATTCACGATAATATCGCCTATGGCCGTGAGAATGCCAGTGAAGCCGACATTCTAGCAGCGGCCAAGGCCGCTCATGTTGATAGTTTTGTCAGGCAGCTGCCTAAGGGTTATGAGACACTCTTAAATGAGGAAGCTTCCAACATTTCGCAAGGACAGCGGCAATTAATCACGATCGCCCGTGCATTTCTAGCTAATCCAGAAATTCTGATTTTAGATGAAGCGACTTCGTCAGTCGACAGTCGGACAGAAATCCAGATTCAGCACGCCATGCAGAATCTATTAAAAGACCGGACAAGTTTCGTCGTGGCTCATCGTCTGTCCACGATTCGCGATGCCCAGCATATCGTTGTCATGAATCACGGTTCGATTGTTGAAACAGGCAGCCATGATTCTCTGATGGCAAAAAATGGTTTTTACGCTGACCTCTACAATAGCCAGTTTTCCGGAAAGGCGGTAATCTAATATGAAAAAGAAAAGTCGTCTTGTCATAACAATATCGGCGCTTCTGGTCATTATAGCTGCCGGCACGCTACTGTTTGTTTTCCGTCCGGCACAGTTGTCGACGACACACAATCATTACCGAATCAGCGGGATGTCTGCTAACATTCGCGGTACGGCCAGCCCCGCCAAACAAATTCAATATCGAGTCGGTAACGGTACAAAAAGAACGATAGCAGTCCGGTCAGGCAGTTTTGCCATTAATCTGCCTGCTTCCGACCACAAACAGATTGTCACGATTTATAATCACGGGCGTTCAAAAAAAGTCACTGTTTCTGCTGCAACAGCTTTAGCAGACTACCAGCGTTTCGCCGGAATCTATAATCAAGCATTAATTGCCAGCCGTTTGCCCAAACATCTCCAGCAGATAGCTAAAAATCCGGCTGCCGATCCCGCAAAAAGCCAGCAGCAAGCAGCAGAACTAGCTGCCGCAATGGCCAAAATTCAAAAAAACAGCCAAAAAGAACTGCTGCCAGTGCAGCTAAATAACACGATCCGCAGCCTGCCTGCCCAGCACAGCTACCAGCTAAGAATCAATGTCCGGCATCAGCAGCTGATCGGTATAACGCTTATCTCGCCTTTAGCCAGCCTGAGAAATCAAAAAGCACAACAAACAACAGGTTCTTTTGTCACTGTCTTAGCCCTGATTGCACAAGCCAGCGGTGCAGATCCCAGCCAAGTACTCAAGGATTTTGGCAAAACAGCTCGTCAGGCAAACAATGCCAAAACGACATCGCTGCGTCCTATTCGCTCTAAAGGCGTCCAGTTCGATCTGGGTGTTTCAACACAAAATTTGTATGTTTATGTTGGCAAATACGATCATTAATCAGCCTTTTTGTGATACTTGAAATCGTTTTCCTTTTGTTGGATAATGGAAAAGTTACGTAAAACGCTTTACACAACGTCTACCAATACAGAAAGGTTTTTATGGGAATTTTATTTGCACTAATCCCGGCCCTCACTTGGGGTTCGACGGGATTAATTAATACAAAAATGGGTGGTTCGGCCGCTCAACAGACATTAGGTATGACCTTTGGTGCTCTGATCTTTGGCCTCGCTACGATGTTTATCTTCGTGATTCCTCAAGGAATCTCCGTCGATTATCATATTTGGGTAGTCGGCTTGCTGTCAGGCTTGTTCTGGGCTGTAGGAACGGCTGGACAATTTGTCGCTTATAAGGATATGGGCGTGTCTTCAGCCTTTCCAATTTCAACTGCTGGACAGATCATCTCAAATGCCTTGATGGCTGCAATCGTCTTAGCTGAATGGCGGACTGTTAACATGTGGATCTTCGGTGTGATTGCCGTTGCCTTGGTAACGGTTGGTGCATTGCTTACCGCTGCTCGTTCCCGTGCTGCAAAACAGAATAATACGGCGCGGCCAGCTTCATATACGCACGGCCTGATTGCCATTCTGCTTTCAACAATTGGCTACATGTTCTACTTTGTTTTTCCGAATTTGATGTTTAAGACCGGCTTTATCAGCCCAGCGGTTCATGATGCGCACAATGGCGTTGATTACATGACTGCTATCGTTGGCCCGCAATCAATCGGACAAGTGCTGGGTGCCTTTTTGATCGTCTTATTCGTCTTCCATGAAGGCAATAGGATGTTTGAAAAACCAACTTGGAAGAACATTCTGACTGGTCTTAGCTGGGGTATTGGTAACTTATTCATGTTTATTTCCACTGCCAATCCGGCAATTGGACAAGCTACTGCTACCACGCTGTCACAGATGGGCGTGATCGTCGGTACCTTTGGCGGTATCTATCTCTTGCACGAAAAGAAGACACCAGATCAAATGGTCAAAATTGTCATTGGTGCCCTGCTGGTTGTTCTCGGTGGTGTACTGATTTCCAACTTGAATCATTTGTAATCCATCTCTAAAAGATATTAAAAAAACAGGCAAATGCCTGTTTTTTTGTTTAACGGAACATTGTTTTTAAGGCTTTTGCCATGACCACAGGATTTTTTTCATAATGATGCAGTTTGGTCAGCCTAGTTTCAGGGATGCCCAAGAAATGATAGACGGCCGTCTGAGCGGCGCGTATTGAATATTGTTCCGTGAAGACCATATCGAAAGGCATCTCGGAAAACTGGCTGATGAAGGCCAAATTTTTAGATCCTTTCGGAACGACTTTTGGCCGGTCGCCGACTGCCCGTCGGTTAAATAGTGCACTGGCATAAGGCATATAGACAGGGATTACGTTTACAATCGAATCCCAGATCTCATCTAAGTGGTTAGCTAATTTATCCTGACTATCATCAACTTCATTCAAATGACCAAGCAGCTCAGTCAGAATCTCGCGGCCAGTCATGTCAATAAAAGGCTTATCGACATAATCGCCATTAACTCTAGGAAACATCGCATAGCCCCAAAAGATCGTCTCATTTTCCTTTTGTGTTTTAAAATGCGGCTGGTGATGCACAACAATCGAAAGCAGATTACTGGAATCAACCCAAGTGTTCAAGGCGTTTCCGGGCTGCTGCTGCGTAATACGCGTAATTTGATTCAGTAGAAAATGA
The Oenococcus kitaharae DSM 17330 DNA segment above includes these coding regions:
- a CDS encoding GRP family sugar transporter produces the protein MGILFALIPALTWGSTGLINTKMGGSAAQQTLGMTFGALIFGLATMFIFVIPQGISVDYHIWVVGLLSGLFWAVGTAGQFVAYKDMGVSSAFPISTAGQIISNALMAAIVLAEWRTVNMWIFGVIAVALVTVGALLTAARSRAAKQNNTARPASYTHGLIAILLSTIGYMFYFVFPNLMFKTGFISPAVHDAHNGVDYMTAIVGPQSIGQVLGAFLIVLFVFHEGNRMFEKPTWKNILTGLSWGIGNLFMFISTANPAIGQATATTLSQMGVIVGTFGGIYLLHEKKTPDQMVKIVIGALLVVLGGVLISNLNHL